In the genome of Streptomyces pactum, one region contains:
- a CDS encoding MarR family winged helix-turn-helix transcriptional regulator, with translation MDNTGREPYEPEGSRTEGATGVDQAFLALERELAVFLRRARASSGEMAREVHPELEPAAYGLLVRLADAGPQRATDLAAYFGVGKATMSRQLRALEELGLVTRAPDPADGRAFLVELTPEGRERFRRVREARRNQYAQRLAAWERSEVAELARLLRRLNGTDPGPRSGSAP, from the coding sequence GTGGACAATACCGGCCGTGAGCCGTACGAGCCGGAAGGCTCACGCACCGAGGGCGCTACAGGTGTGGACCAGGCATTCCTGGCCCTTGAGCGCGAATTGGCCGTCTTTCTGCGCCGCGCCCGTGCCTCGTCCGGGGAAATGGCCCGCGAGGTGCATCCGGAACTGGAGCCCGCCGCCTACGGCCTGCTGGTCCGTCTGGCGGACGCCGGGCCGCAGCGGGCCACCGATCTGGCGGCGTACTTCGGCGTCGGCAAGGCGACGATGAGCCGTCAGCTGCGGGCCCTGGAGGAGCTGGGGCTGGTGACCCGCGCCCCGGACCCGGCCGACGGCCGCGCCTTCCTGGTGGAGCTGACGCCCGAGGGCCGGGAGCGGTTCCGGCGGGTGCGCGAGGCCCGCCGCAACCAGTACGCCCAGCGGCTGGCCGCCTGGGAGCGCTCCGAGGTGGCCGAGCTGGCCCGGCTGCTGCGTCGGCTGAACGGTACGGACCCCGGGCCCCGGAGCGGATCGGCGCCCTGA
- a CDS encoding nitrate- and nitrite sensing domain-containing protein → MRKKRLRGGNGEHGGEPARGVQPRAADSAGQAATPPGETAGTGERTAAADAPGTDPATGGTAPAPAAPAPRRARPPAAPAPAPAGPARRTARVRNRLVGSVAVVAVAVAAAAAPAVAAAIDRTHDSQRLVDLSRTSREAVVLAHALADERDAMTEFVAAGRSSAAGAGVSESQRARVDRQVAELRPDVSGGLRRQLDDLPRLRQQALTGRGSALEVAEKYTGTVQALLDLSGGLARKMPERADTGSAAALASLARADEQASAVRGLLLGALAADGDRRGLVAAARRADVREKAALADFEQLAPADVRERFTRTVNGTEVTTAERYLERLTDDTELSPAELMLETERVGAALTARIDRMRGVESALAAAEVERLEKLRDEDVTELEIRIALAAACLLAALGAGVWAARSMTRPLAALRLGARRVAADPVGEEPVAFRGRRDEFADVVRSVNELKEIARREHERAARLDADRTRMVGERRRLADERTELRRERDEIAARLDGLRARVHGSFVSLALRNLGLIERQLAVIEGLEEKEQDPDRLETLFQLDHLATGMRRYSENLLVIAGSENKATHPGPVPLLDVLRAAISEVERYDRVQIHSLPPHTHVAGFAADSMSHLIAELVENATTFSPPDAHVQISGWLLDSGELLLSVQDEGIGMTPERFEELNARLAEPVPDYCQGPNAEDPLGLGLYVVTRLAARHGVKVQLRAQKQGGVAAMVVLPTKILPAPPAGARTGPARGEPDTGAGPAGPGTSRPATGAGGRSLSAPSPRTRGARRAAALSEEREPVRPQHRPAAEEAIGRPGDRWHPGDPAADDRTQDGPEGPGATGRPGGDEREPGHRDPDFPPDHEVTVAPGTDPMVAAAERTIQLAAMRGELRHTGPGRRTGTERTGDGAGAQERPGAATPAGTGGPDEDTTPAYDERPAGYGERPDASATPDRDHDARPTAGAHGGHDAPSFPGDRPFRDGESPAAAHADRDARADRDTHADRDARPGRAAGDEGPGRNAPGAFPAHGRHAARPEHAADRTPPAQDGDGRPGRDDRRTPATGDTPPAVAGPGAVPESAAPVAGVAWGAPEVPGVPPADDVPPAADRPGAPPVSGEPGRPPALPRRERRGTGSAGRAATPEAGPGARPSRGGTGAEPAPDGTPARGVAWRRPDPVAPGVHPEPPSPTAAPQPAGPTAPWGAPSGAGHGRPAVPADGAGPEADPSGRTAPPPLPTRSGRGRAARRAAGADDWPLGGGDRSTGATPEPAPGDPRDAGAPGADYPGRGRTAPDGTGPRRAPGAAGGPDREPTPPGGLPRRKAPAAPAAGPDAPAAPVRRLTDKGLPKRTPRTVARPAAAGRERARGVNAEELRRRLGGFQQGAREGRRDAEAEVRGGPAATAGRPGGTNAARGGFPPGPRTQGQAGPRHRPGPHTGPQDEAGTVEEARD, encoded by the coding sequence GTGCGGAAGAAGCGGCTTCGGGGCGGGAACGGCGAACACGGCGGAGAACCGGCGCGGGGCGTTCAGCCGCGGGCAGCCGACTCCGCCGGGCAGGCCGCGACTCCGCCCGGGGAGACCGCCGGCACCGGTGAGCGGACCGCCGCCGCGGACGCGCCGGGCACGGATCCGGCCACCGGCGGTACGGCGCCGGCCCCCGCCGCGCCCGCCCCCCGCCGCGCCCGCCCCCCCGCCGCGCCGGCCCCGGCTCCCGCCGGCCCGGCCCGCCGCACCGCCCGGGTCCGCAACCGGCTGGTCGGCTCGGTCGCCGTGGTCGCCGTCGCGGTCGCGGCCGCCGCGGCCCCCGCCGTCGCCGCCGCCATCGACCGCACCCACGACTCCCAGCGCCTGGTCGATCTCTCCCGCACCAGCCGCGAGGCGGTGGTGCTGGCCCACGCGCTCGCCGACGAGCGCGACGCCATGACCGAGTTCGTCGCGGCCGGCCGCAGTTCCGCCGCCGGGGCCGGGGTCTCCGAGAGCCAGCGGGCCCGGGTGGACCGGCAGGTCGCCGAACTCCGCCCGGACGTGTCCGGCGGGCTGCGGCGGCAGCTGGACGACCTGCCCCGGCTGCGCCAGCAGGCGCTCACCGGGCGCGGCTCGGCGCTGGAGGTCGCCGAGAAGTACACCGGGACCGTGCAGGCGCTGCTCGACCTCTCCGGCGGCCTCGCCCGGAAGATGCCCGAGCGCGCGGACACCGGCAGCGCGGCGGCCCTCGCCTCGCTCGCCCGGGCCGACGAGCAGGCGTCCGCCGTCCGCGGGCTGCTGCTGGGCGCGCTCGCCGCCGACGGCGACCGCCGCGGCCTGGTCGCCGCCGCCCGGCGCGCCGACGTCCGGGAGAAGGCCGCGCTCGCCGACTTCGAGCAGCTCGCCCCCGCCGACGTACGGGAGCGGTTCACCCGCACCGTGAACGGCACCGAGGTGACCACCGCCGAGCGCTACCTGGAACGGCTCACCGACGACACCGAGCTGTCCCCCGCCGAACTGATGCTGGAGACCGAGCGGGTCGGCGCGGCCCTCACCGCCCGCATCGACCGGATGCGCGGGGTGGAGTCCGCCCTGGCCGCCGCCGAGGTGGAGCGGCTGGAGAAGCTGCGCGACGAGGACGTCACCGAGCTGGAGATCCGGATCGCGCTCGCCGCCGCCTGCCTGCTGGCCGCCCTGGGCGCCGGCGTCTGGGCCGCCCGCTCCATGACCCGGCCGCTGGCCGCCCTCCGGCTGGGCGCGCGGCGGGTCGCCGCCGACCCGGTCGGCGAGGAGCCGGTGGCCTTCCGCGGCCGCCGGGACGAGTTCGCCGACGTGGTGCGCAGCGTCAACGAGCTGAAGGAGATCGCCCGCCGGGAGCACGAGCGCGCCGCCCGGCTGGACGCCGACCGGACCCGGATGGTCGGCGAGCGCCGCCGGCTGGCCGACGAGCGCACCGAGCTGCGCCGCGAGCGGGACGAGATCGCCGCCCGGCTGGACGGCCTGCGCGCCCGGGTGCACGGCAGCTTCGTCAGCCTGGCGCTGCGCAACCTCGGCCTGATCGAGCGCCAGCTGGCGGTGATCGAGGGGCTGGAGGAGAAGGAGCAGGACCCGGACCGGCTGGAGACCCTCTTCCAGCTCGACCACCTCGCCACCGGGATGCGCCGCTACAGCGAGAACCTGCTGGTCATCGCCGGTTCCGAGAACAAGGCCACGCACCCGGGCCCGGTGCCGCTGCTCGATGTGCTGCGCGCCGCGATCAGCGAGGTCGAGCGGTACGACCGGGTGCAGATCCACTCGCTGCCGCCGCACACCCATGTCGCCGGGTTCGCCGCCGACAGCATGAGCCACCTCATCGCCGAACTGGTGGAGAACGCCACCACCTTCTCCCCGCCGGACGCCCATGTGCAGATCTCCGGCTGGCTGCTGGACTCCGGCGAACTGCTGCTGTCGGTGCAGGACGAGGGCATCGGCATGACCCCGGAGCGCTTCGAGGAGCTGAACGCCCGGCTCGCCGAGCCCGTCCCGGACTACTGCCAGGGCCCCAACGCCGAGGACCCGCTGGGCCTCGGCCTGTACGTGGTGACCCGGCTCGCCGCCCGGCACGGTGTGAAGGTCCAGCTGCGCGCGCAGAAGCAGGGCGGGGTCGCCGCCATGGTGGTGCTGCCGACGAAGATCCTGCCCGCGCCGCCGGCCGGCGCCCGGACCGGGCCCGCGCGGGGCGAGCCGGACACCGGCGCCGGCCCCGCCGGCCCGGGGACCTCCCGCCCCGCCACCGGGGCCGGCGGCCGCTCGCTGTCCGCGCCCTCCCCCCGGACCCGCGGCGCCCGGCGCGCCGCGGCGCTGTCCGAGGAGCGGGAACCGGTCCGTCCGCAGCACCGCCCGGCGGCCGAGGAGGCCATAGGGCGGCCCGGCGACCGGTGGCACCCGGGCGACCCGGCGGCCGACGACCGCACCCAGGACGGCCCCGAGGGCCCCGGCGCGACCGGGCGCCCCGGCGGGGACGAGCGGGAACCGGGCCACCGTGACCCGGATTTCCCGCCGGACCACGAGGTGACCGTGGCGCCCGGCACGGACCCGATGGTGGCCGCCGCCGAACGCACCATCCAGCTCGCCGCGATGCGCGGGGAACTGCGCCACACGGGTCCGGGCCGCCGGACCGGGACGGAACGGACCGGGGACGGGGCCGGCGCGCAGGAGCGGCCCGGCGCCGCCACCCCGGCGGGGACCGGCGGACCGGACGAGGACACCACGCCCGCGTACGACGAGCGGCCCGCCGGGTACGGCGAGCGGCCGGACGCCTCCGCGACCCCGGACCGCGACCACGACGCGCGGCCGACCGCCGGGGCGCACGGCGGCCACGACGCGCCGTCGTTCCCCGGCGACCGGCCCTTCCGCGACGGGGAGTCGCCCGCTGCCGCGCACGCGGACCGTGACGCGCGCGCCGACCGCGACACGCACGCGGACCGTGACGCGCGCCCCGGGCGCGCCGCCGGCGACGAGGGCCCCGGGCGGAACGCGCCCGGCGCGTTCCCGGCGCACGGCCGGCACGCCGCCCGCCCGGAGCACGCGGCCGACCGCACGCCCCCGGCGCAGGACGGAGACGGCCGGCCCGGGCGGGACGACCGCCGGACGCCCGCCACCGGGGACACCCCGCCCGCCGTGGCGGGCCCCGGAGCGGTGCCGGAGAGCGCTGCCCCGGTGGCCGGGGTGGCCTGGGGCGCGCCCGAGGTGCCCGGCGTACCACCGGCCGACGACGTACCGCCGGCCGCCGACCGGCCCGGCGCACCGCCGGTGTCCGGGGAGCCGGGCCGCCCGCCCGCGCTGCCGCGCCGCGAGCGCCGCGGCACCGGCTCCGCCGGCCGCGCGGCCACCCCGGAGGCCGGGCCCGGCGCCCGCCCGTCGCGGGGCGGCACCGGTGCGGAGCCCGCCCCGGACGGCACCCCGGCCCGGGGCGTCGCCTGGCGGCGGCCGGACCCGGTGGCCCCCGGTGTGCACCCGGAACCGCCGTCGCCGACCGCGGCCCCGCAACCCGCCGGGCCCACCGCGCCGTGGGGCGCGCCGTCCGGCGCCGGACACGGCCGGCCGGCCGTGCCCGCGGACGGTGCCGGGCCGGAGGCGGATCCGTCCGGGCGGACCGCACCGCCGCCGCTGCCCACCCGGTCCGGCCGCGGCCGGGCCGCCCGCCGGGCCGCGGGCGCCGACGACTGGCCCCTCGGCGGCGGCGACCGGTCCACCGGCGCCACCCCGGAACCGGCGCCCGGCGACCCGCGGGACGCGGGCGCCCCCGGAGCGGACTACCCCGGCCGCGGCCGGACCGCCCCGGACGGGACCGGCCCGCGCCGGGCCCCCGGCGCCGCCGGCGGACCGGACCGGGAGCCCACGCCCCCGGGCGGCCTGCCGCGCCGGAAGGCACCGGCCGCCCCGGCCGCCGGGCCGGACGCGCCGGCCGCCCCGGTACGGCGGCTGACGGACAAGGGACTGCCCAAGCGCACCCCGCGCACCGTGGCCCGTCCCGCCGCGGCCGGGCGTGAGCGTGCCCGCGGCGTCAACGCCGAGGAACTCCGCCGCAGGCTGGGCGGTTTCCAGCAGGGCGCGCGCGAGGGCCGGCGGGACGCCGAGGCCGAGGTCCGGGGCGGCCCGGCGGCCACCGCCGGGCGGCCGGGCGGGACCAACGCGGCACGCGGCGGCTTCCCGCCCGGGCCGCGCACGCAGGGACAGGCGGGGCCTCGGCACCGGCCGGGACCGCACACGGGGCCGCAGGACGAGGCCGGGACTGTTGAGGAGGCACGGGATTGA
- a CDS encoding roadblock/LC7 domain-containing protein, whose protein sequence is MNAPSSTYGLSNEARNLHWLLANLVEEVPGVRSVAVVSSDGLLLLSSDPGHGEPAEYDPTAQDGPKGSSADLATIVSGLGSLTLGASQLMDGGGVKQTMVAMEEGSLFVMSISDGSLLGVHASPDCDMTVVAYHMALFVGRAGHVLTPELRSELRRSLESQR, encoded by the coding sequence TTGAACGCGCCCAGTAGTACCTACGGGCTGAGCAACGAGGCCCGCAATCTGCACTGGCTGCTCGCCAACCTGGTCGAGGAGGTGCCCGGCGTCCGCTCGGTGGCCGTGGTCTCCTCCGACGGTCTGCTGCTGCTCTCCTCCGACCCGGGACACGGCGAGCCGGCCGAGTACGACCCGACGGCGCAGGACGGGCCGAAGGGGTCCAGCGCCGACCTGGCGACCATCGTCTCGGGACTGGGCAGCCTGACGCTGGGCGCGTCCCAGCTGATGGACGGCGGCGGGGTCAAGCAGACGATGGTCGCGATGGAGGAGGGCAGCCTCTTCGTCATGTCCATCAGCGACGGTTCGCTGCTGGGGGTGCACGCCTCCCCGGACTGCGACATGACTGTGGTCGCCTACCACATGGCGCTCTTCGTCGGCCGTGCCGGACACGTCCTCACCCCCGAGCTCCGCAGCGAGCTGCGGAGGTCGCTGGAGTCGCAACGGTGA